Genomic segment of Euzebya rosea:
TGCCTCCTACGCGATGCTCACCCGGGGGCTCCGCCCCCAGACCCCCGGGATCGCGCACTCGGGCCAACCCGAAAGGCGCTCCGCGCCACGGGTTGTTGCCTCCTACGCGATCGTCACCTCGTCGCACAGGTACACGTCCTGGATCGCGTGCAGCAGCTCGGCACCCTCGGCCATCGGGCGCTGGAATGCCTTGCGGCCGGAGATCAGGCCCATGCCACCGGCGCGCTTGTTGACCACGGCGGTCCGGACGGCCTCTGCCTTGTCGGTGGCACCGGAGGAGGCGCCGCCGGAGTTGATCAGCCCGATGCGACCCGAGTAGCAGTTCAGCACCTGGTAGCGGCAGAGGTCGATCGGGTGGTCGCTGGACAGCTCGGTGTAGATCTTCTGGTCCAGCTTGCCGTAGCTGGAGTCACCGCTGTTCATCGCCGAGTAGCCGCCGTTGTTCTCCGGCAGCTTCTGCTTGATGATGTCGGCCTCCAGCGTCACGCCGAGGTGGTTGGCCTGGGCGGTCAGGTCCGCAGCGACGTGGTAGTCGGTCCCGCCGACCTTGAACGCCGAGTTGCGCAGGTAGCACCACAGCACGGTGAACATGCCGAGCTCGTGGGCGTGGGCGAACTGCTCGGCCACCTCCACGATCTGGCGGTTGGACTCCTCGGAGCCGAAGTAGATCGTCGCGCCGATGCCGGCCGCGCCCATGTCGTAGGCCTGGTCGACCGTGCCGAAGCTGATCTGGTCGAAGGTGTTCGGCGCGGTCAGCAGCTCGTTGTGGTTGACCTTGACGATGAACGGGATCCTGTGGGCCCACTTGCGGCTGACCGCACCCAGGACGCCGAAGGTGGACGCGACGGCGTTGCAGCCACCCTCGACCGCTAGGCGGACGATGTTCTCGGGGTCGAAGTACGCCGGGTTGGGGGCGAACGAGGCACCCGCCGAGTGCTCGATGCCCTGATCGACGGGCAGGATCGAGACGTAGCCTGATCCGGCCAGCCGCCCGGACTGGACCAGCCACTGCAGGTTGCCGAGCACGCGGTTGTTGCGGTCGGTGTGGGCGTAGACGCGGTCCACGATGTCACCACCCGGCAGCGTCAGCAGGTCGGAGCCAACCGTCGCCTGGTGCTCCAGGAGGGTGCTCGCGTCGTCGCCCAGCAGGCTGGTGATGTCGTCGATGGTGCTCATTGTCTTGGTGGACCTCCGGGGGTCTCGGCTCGTCGATCGTCGTTGATCTCGTCGGCGCCCAGCCTTGCCCACTCGGGGCCGACCTCGCCACTCGGGGCAGCCTGAGGCGGGCGCGACGGGGCGGATCGTGCCAGAGTCGAGGCCATGCAGCGACTGTCCCCACTGGTGCTCCTGGGCCTCCTCGGCCTGCTGTCGGCCTGCGGGCCCGCCGCGACCGAGTCGGCGACCGGTCCGACGGTCCCCGACCTGCTGGACGACCTGACCGAGTCGCCGGCGCCGAGCGAGGGAGACGACGCCACCGGCACGCCCTTCTCCGGTCGGGTGCACACGTTGCGGGTGGTCGGCGAACGTCCGCACGACGCCTCGGCGTTCACCCAGGGGCTGGAGTTCCACGAGGGCCGGCTGTTCGAGAGCCGCGGGTTGTACGGGCAGTCGGCGATGACCGAGATCGACCCCTCCACCGGAGCCGTCCTCTCCTCCACCCCCTTGGGTGAGGAGGAGTTCGGCGAGGGGGCGACCGTCGTCGGGGACCGGATCGTGCAGATCACCTGGCAGAACGAGATCGCCCACGTCTACGACCGCGACACCCTCGAGCAGACCGGCACCCACACCTACGTGGGCGAGGGGTGGGGCATCTGCGACATGCCACGCGGATCGTTGTGGATGTCCAACGGCACGGCGACCCTCACCGAACGCGACCCCGACACGTTCGCCACGCTGAACGAGGTCACCGTCACCCTCGACGGGGAACCCGTGGACCGCATCAACGAGCTGGAGTGCGTGGCGGGCACCGACCTGGTGCTGGCCAACGTGTGGCAGACCAACCGGATCCTCGTCATCGACACCACCGACGGCACCGCGGGCGAGGTCGACGCCAGCGCGATCGCGTTGCCGAACGGGCGCTGGGCGGAGGACGAGGACGGCAACGCCGACGTGCTCAACGGCATCGCCTACGACCCCACGACCGACACGTGGCTGGTCACCGGCAAGCTCTGGCCGGTGATGTACGAGGTCGAGTTCGACTGCGTCGAGGGCTGCGACGGCGAGACCGAGGACGTCGCGTTCCACCTTCCCTACTACGCCCGGCGGGACTGACCAGCACACCTCTTCCTCGGTGCCCGCTTCGCGTCGGGCCGGTCGCGCTCGGTAGCATGCGGCCCCCGCCACCCACATCCGCGTCCCGGAACAGGAGCCTCCCGTGGCCGTCATCAAGACCATCGATCTCGTCGGCGTTTCGACGGAGGGCTGGCAGGACGCTGCCTCCAAGGCCCTTGACGAGGCGGCCAAGACCCTCCGCGGCATCCAGGGCTTCGACGTGCTCGAGCAGTCGGCCGTCGTCGAGGGAACCGAGATCAGCGAGTTCCACACCCACGTCCGCATCCGGTTCCGCATCGAGCGGTCCTGAAGACACCACTGGACCGCGATGACCGCTCAGGGGGTCGAAGGGGGACAGCGTCCCCCTGGGCACGCATCGAGCGGTCCTGACACGTCGGCCGGTCCGGACACGTCGGCCGGTCCGCACAGTGGCGTGTGCGATGGACGCCTCCACGGGCTGGGGAACGCACACACCCCCGCGCAACGTGTGGCATGAACGACCCCACGAGTTGGGGATCGCACACGCCGACCGACCCCGTGTGCCATGGACGTCTCCCGGCGGCGTCGATCGCACACGCGTCCCGGGCCAGCCAGGGCGGGTCCCGCAGCCCGAACCGACCGAGGAGCCGATGAACCGGTGACCACCGACCTGCCGACCATCGATGACGTCCGGGCAGCGGCCGAGCGGCTGGCCGGCCACGCCGTGCGGACCCCGCTGCTGGAGTCGCCCCGGCTGAACGAACGCGTCGGCGGTCGTCTGCTGGTCAAGGCCGAGTCGCTGCAGAAGGTTGCGGCGTTCAAGTTCCGCGGGGCGTTCAACCGCATCTCCCGCCTGACGGAGGAGGAGAAGCGCGCTGGCGTGCTGGCGTTCTCCTCGGGCAACCACGCGCAGGCCGTGGCCCTGGCCGCCCGCATGGCCGGCGTGACCGCCGTCATCGTCATGCCCGAGGACGCCCCGGCCATGAAGCTGACCAACACCCGCGAGTACGGAGCCGAGGTCGTCACCTACGACCGCTACACCCAGGACCGCGAGGCCGTCGGCACGGCCATCGCCGAGGAACGCGGAATGGTCGTCGTCCCGCCGTTCGACCACCCCGACATCATCGCCGGCCAGGGGACCCTCGGGCTGGAGGTCATCGAGCAGGCCGCCGAGCTCGGCGCGACCCTCGACACCTTAGTCGTGCCGATCTCCGGCGGCGGCCTGTCGGCCGGGTGCATGCTGGCGCTGGAGGCCGACTCACCCGACACCCGCCGGGTCGCGGTGGAGCCCGACGACTTCGACGACACCCGCCGGTCGATCGCGGCGGGCGAACGCCTTCGCAACGACCCCGACGCCCGCTCCATCTGCGACGCCGTGCAGACCGAGACCCCCGGCCGGCTGACCTGGCCGATCAACAGCCGGCTGCTCCACGAGGTGCTGACGGTCTCCGACGACGATGCGCTGCACGCCATGGCGACCGCGATGATCGAGCTGAAGGTCGTCGTCGAACCGGGTGCCGCGATCGCGCTTGCGGCGGTCCTGACGGGGAAGGTCCCGACCGAGGGGCGCACCACGGCGGTCGTCTGCTCCGGCGGCAACGCCGACCCAGCGATGCTGATCCGCGCCCTCGAACGCGGCTGAGCCGCCCCCGTCGCTAGCGGCCCTTCACGAGCAGGGCAGCGACGACCAGGGTCGCGCCGGCACCCAGCGCGGGCAGGACGGGGGAGACCTCGTCCCGCGTGACCGAAAGGCCGGCGGCCGCCGCCTCGGAGGCCACGAACAGCGGCAGCGCGGCCAGCAACGCCTTCCGACCCTGCTTGGTCAGCATCATCGCGCCGTAGCTGAGGTTGCGGGCGCCGAAGGCCCGGACGATCGTCCGCATCGACGGGCTGAGGTCCTCGTCGGCCACCCCGAAGACCTTCATGGTCCTGTCGGGCGCGAGCAGCTCGCCCGCACCGAATCCGATCGCCGCGGTGGCGGCTGCAACGCTGTACTTGTTCACGGTGGTTCCTCCGACTCCAGGGAGGGCGGAGCATAGGGCACACCCCGGCCCCTCCGGCACGAGGCAAGAGGGCACCCGACCCTTTACGATCAGGCATCCTGCCGTGACATCCGCGGCCTCCCGAGCACCGGAAGCGAGCGAACCACCGTGCCAGCCATCGTCATCGTCGGAACCCAGTGGGGCGACGAAGGGAAGGGCAAGGCCACCGACCTGCTGGCCGACGACGTCAACTACGTCGTGCGGTACCAGGGCGGCAACAACGCCGGCCACACGATCATCGTGGGCGACACCACCCTCAAGCTGCACCTCGTCCCCAGCGGCGTGATGTACAGCCACGTCACACCCGTCATCGGCGACGGCGTCGTGGTCGACCCCGGTGTGCTGCTGGAGGAGCTCGACGGCCTGGTCGAGCAGGGCCTGGACGTCTCGCGCCTGAAGATCTCCTCCAACGCCCACCTGATCATGCCGTACCACCGCGAGCTCGACGCGGTCACCGAGCGGTACCTGGGCCGTCAGAAGCTTGGCACCACCAAGCGGGGCATCGGCCCGACGTACGCCGACAAGGCCTCGCGTGTGGGCCTGCGCGTGCAGGACCTGTACGACATGAAGATCTTCCGGCAGAAGCTGGACGTCGTGCTCAAGGAGAAGAACGCGATCCTGTCGCGGGTCTACAACCGGCTGCCGATGAAGGCCGTCGACATCGAGACCGAGTACGCGGTCTACGCCGAACGGCTCCGCCCCTACATCGCCGACACGATGATGCTGCTGCACGAGGGCCTGGAGAAGGGCGAGACGGTCCTGCTGGAGGGCGCGCAGGGCACCTTGCTGGACCTCGACCACGGCACCTATCCGTTCGTCACCTCCTCCAACCCCGTCAGCGGCGGTGCCATGACCGGCGCGGGGCTCGGTCCCAAGCACATCGAGCGGGTCATCGGCATCACCAAGGCCTACGTGACCCGCGTCGGCGCCGGCCCGTTCCCGACCGAGCTGCACGACGACATCGGCGAGCGCATGACCGCCGTCGGTCGTGAGTTCGGCACCACGACCGGCCGTCGCCGTCGCGTCGGCTGGTTCGACGCCGTCCTGGCCCGCTACGCCGCCCGTGTCAACGGCCTCACCGAGCACTTCCTCACCAAGCTCGACGTCCTCAGCGAGTTCGACACCCTCAAGGTCTGCTCGGCCTACCGCTACCAGGACGAGGAGTTCGAGCACTTCCCGCCGCACCAGACCGCGTTCCACCACGCCGAGCCGGTCTACGAGGAGATGGAGGGCTGGCGCACCGACATCACCGAGGTGACGGAGTACGCCACGCTGCCCAAGCAGGCGCAGGCCTACGTCGAGCGGCTCGAGGAGCTCAGCGGCACGCCCATCCGATGGGTGTCGGTCGGCCCGGCCCGCCGGCAGACCCTGGAGCGGGACATCTAGCGTGACCCTCTCCTCTCGTGGGAACGGGATGGTGTCGGGCGGCTTCGCCAGCTACATCGACGCCCACGTCGCCCGCAAGGACGATCCCGGCTACGTCAGCCTGGCCATCGCCGAGAACCTGCAGATGTTCGACCTGCTGGGGCCTCGGCTGGAGTCCTTCCCGCCCGTCCCTCCGCGTGTGGTCGGCTACGACGACAACGCCGGCCGGCAGGTGCTGCGCGAGGCGGTCGCGGGGCTGCTGGGCGACCGCCTGTTCGGACGGGCGATCGACCCGACCCACGTGGGAGTCCTGTCCGGGGCCAGCGCCGTGCTCGAGGCGATGGCGTTCGTGCTGGGCGACCCCGGCGACGGCGTGCTCGTGCCCACCCCGTCCTACGCCGGGTTCTGGCCGGACCTCGGGGCCCGCGCGGGCTTGGAGGTCGTGGCGGTCCCGACCACGGCCGAGGACGGGTACCGGCTGACCCCCGACATGCTGGACCGGGCCCGGACCGACGCCGGCCGGCCGACCCCGGTCCTGCTGTTGACCAACCCCGACAACCCGAGGGGGCAGGTCCGTGACGCCGACGAGGTGGAGGCGCTGGTCGCATGGGCGGAGGACCGCCGGGTGCACGTCATCGCCGACGAGGTGTACGGGCTGACGGTGTTCGGCGAGGGGACCGACTTCCACAGCGTCGGTCGGCTCCGCCCCTCCCTCGGGGAGTACCAGCACGTGGTCTGGGCGGTCAGCAAGGACTTCGGCATGAGCGGGCTGCGCTGCGGCGTCGTCGTCACCGAGCACGAGGCGCTGCGCAACGCCATCGAGCTGCAGGGCATCTGGACGGGCGTCTCCAGCATCGCCCAGCACGCGATCGCCGCCATGCTGGCCGACGACGGCTGGGTCGACACCTACCTCGACGCCATGCGCGACCGGCTGGGGGCGCTCGCCACCACGGTCAGCCGGACCCTCGCCGACGCCGCCGTCCCCCACCTGCCCCCGACCGCAGGCTTCTTCGTGCTCTGCGACCTGCGCGGCTGGCTGGAGGCGCCCACGTTCGAGGCCGAGCACCGCCTGTGGCAGCGCGTCCTCGACGAGGCAGGTGTGAACCTGACCCCGGGGTCGGCGCTCCGTGCGCCGGAGCCGGGCCTGTTCCGGCTGTGCTACGCGGCCAACCCACCCGAGGTCGTGGTCGACGCCGTCGGCCGTGTGGCCGAGGTGCTGCGCACCGCCCGCCCCGCCTAGCCCAGGGGCTCACCGCGGATCGCGCCCGTCGTCGCCCATGCGCGACGCAGGCCCCGATCGCGCCGACCGGGGGCGGGGGCAGCGGAACCTGTGCGACCGTGTGCCGGGTGCCGGGGGGTTGACGCCGGGGGATCCGGGAACGCAATGGCCATGACGCACACCACCCTCACCCCTGATCCCGTCCTCCGACGCAGCGCCGAACGAGCGCTGGTGACCGTGACGGTGCCGGCGCCCAGCCAGTCCACCGACGCCGACGACCGGTTCGACGTCGAGCTGTCCAACACCCACCGTCGCGTGGTCGAGCTGCTCGACGACGACGGCGAGGGCACGGCCGACCGTGTGGTCCAGGCCCTCCGTGACCACGGGCACGCCGACGCCGCGACGCTCGTCGCCGTCGCAGGCCCCGATGACGTCGCCGTCTTCGCGACCGCCGAGACGCTGTCTGCCGGCGCCACCGCCGGACCGCTTCCCGCCCTGGGCGAGCTGATGGCCGCCCAGCAGACGTGGATCCCCCATGCCCTGGTCAAGGTCGACCGGGTCGGGGCCGACGTCGAGCTGGTCACGGCCAGCCACGACGAGATCGACCTGACCGTCGACGGCGAGGACCAGCACATCACCAAGTCCAACCCCGGCGGTTGGTCCCAGCGTCGCTTCCAGCAGCGGGCCGAGGAGCAGTGGGAGGAGAACCTGCGCCTCGTCGCCGACCGCCTGACCCAGGAGGTGCGCGACCGCCACCTCCAGCTGATCGCCCTGACCGGCGACGAGACCGCCGTGGCGCTGCTGCGTGACCTGCTGCCCGACGACCTTCAGGACCTCGTGACCGACCTCGAGACCGGCGGGCGCGCCGAGGACGGCTCCGCCGAGCACGTGGAGGACGAGGCCGATGCGGCCGTGCGGCGTGCCGCCGCGTACCACCGTGCGTCCCGCCAGCGTGCGGTCACCGACGCCGTCGGCCGTGGCGACGGGGTCACCGGCCGCCACGACGTCCTGCGGGCGCTGTTCGAGGGACGAGTCCAGACGCTGGTCGTGCACCTGCGTGCCGCCGCGGACGCCCACGCCTACATCGGCGACGAGCCGTCGCAGATCGTCGCCGACTCCGCCCGCCTCCACGAGCTGGACCTGCCGGCCACCCGGGTGCCGCTGGCAGACGGTGCGCTGGCCGCAGCCGCCAGTACCGGCGCGGAGGTCGTCGTGGTGCAGGACGCCCTGACCGACTACCCCGACGGGCTCGCCGCGTCCCTGCGCGGCCACGATGCCCTCGGCTGAGCCAGCCAGCAGGCCGCGTGACACAACGACGACGGCGCGACCCTCCCCCGGGTCGCGCCGTCGTGCAGGTGGATGGCCGGCCTCGCGGCCGGCCGCGGTCGGGTCCTAGGACTCGAAGCCGACCGGCAGGTATTCCTCCACGTTCTCGGCGGTCACGACCGCGGAGTAGGTGATGATCTCGGCAGGGACGTCGTTCTCCGACAGCCCGTCGAGGCCCTGACCCTGCGCGATGGCGCGGGCGAGGCGCACGGCCGAGGAGGCCATGGACGGGTTGTAGAGGACGGTGGCCTGCAGCACGGACTCGCCGGACTGGATCTCGCGCATGGCGTTGGCGGAACCGGCGCCACCGACCATGAAGAACTCGTCGCGGCCGGCCTCCTGGATGGCGGCCAGGACGCCGATGCCCTGGTCGTCGTCGTGGTTCCAGATGGCGTCGATCTCGGGCTCGGCCTGCAGCAGGTTGGCGGTCACGGCCTGGCCGGACTCCACGGTGAACTCCGCAGCCTGACGGGCGGAGACCTCGAAGCCGAAGGTGGCCAGCGCGTCGGCGAAGCCCTGGCTGCGGTCCTGGGTGAGGGGCAGGTTGTCGATACCGGCGATCTCGGCGATGACCGGGTCGGTCACGCCCTCGTCGGTCAGGCGCTGGCCGATGTAGTTGCCGGCGCTGACGCCCATGCCGTAGTTGTCACCGGCGATGTAGGTCCGGTAGGCCTGCGGGCTGGAGAAGACGCGGTCGAGGTTGACGACCGGGATGCCGGCCTCCATGGCCTGCTGGGCGAC
This window contains:
- a CDS encoding Vms1/Ankzf1 family peptidyl-tRNA hydrolase → MTHTTLTPDPVLRRSAERALVTVTVPAPSQSTDADDRFDVELSNTHRRVVELLDDDGEGTADRVVQALRDHGHADAATLVAVAGPDDVAVFATAETLSAGATAGPLPALGELMAAQQTWIPHALVKVDRVGADVELVTASHDEIDLTVDGEDQHITKSNPGGWSQRRFQQRAEEQWEENLRLVADRLTQEVRDRHLQLIALTGDETAVALLRDLLPDDLQDLVTDLETGGRAEDGSAEHVEDEADAAVRRAAAYHRASRQRAVTDAVGRGDGVTGRHDVLRALFEGRVQTLVVHLRAAADAHAYIGDEPSQIVADSARLHELDLPATRVPLADGALAAAASTGAEVVVVQDALTDYPDGLAASLRGHDALG
- a CDS encoding substrate-binding domain-containing protein — protein: MTEPTTSRFGLMRLMAAMIAVLLLLTACTGDGTSDDETTDGDSETSEATSDADSGEGDATGAAEESGEPVTIGFSAPAADHGWIAAITENAQAAADEYDDVTLEVTEGTNDVNQQIAQVETLINSGVDALVILPFEGQALTQVAQQAMEAGIPVVNLDRVFSSPQAYRTYIAGDNYGMGVSAGNYIGQRLTDEGVTDPVIAEIAGIDNLPLTQDRSQGFADALATFGFEVSARQAAEFTVESGQAVTANLLQAEPEIDAIWNHDDDQGIGVLAAIQEAGRDEFFMVGGAGSANAMREIQSGESVLQATVLYNPSMASSAVRLARAIAQGQGLDGLSENDVPAEIITYSAVVTAENVEEYLPVGFES
- a CDS encoding DUF4267 domain-containing protein, which gives rise to MNKYSVAAATAAIGFGAGELLAPDRTMKVFGVADEDLSPSMRTIVRAFGARNLSYGAMMLTKQGRKALLAALPLFVASEAAAAGLSVTRDEVSPVLPALGAGATLVVAALLVKGR
- a CDS encoding class I fructose-bisphosphate aldolase, translating into MSTIDDITSLLGDDASTLLEHQATVGSDLLTLPGGDIVDRVYAHTDRNNRVLGNLQWLVQSGRLAGSGYVSILPVDQGIEHSAGASFAPNPAYFDPENIVRLAVEGGCNAVASTFGVLGAVSRKWAHRIPFIVKVNHNELLTAPNTFDQISFGTVDQAYDMGAAGIGATIYFGSEESNRQIVEVAEQFAHAHELGMFTVLWCYLRNSAFKVGGTDYHVAADLTAQANHLGVTLEADIIKQKLPENNGGYSAMNSGDSSYGKLDQKIYTELSSDHPIDLCRYQVLNCYSGRIGLINSGGASSGATDKAEAVRTAVVNKRAGGMGLISGRKAFQRPMAEGAELLHAIQDVYLCDEVTIA
- a CDS encoding glutaminyl-peptide cyclotransferase; this encodes MQRLSPLVLLGLLGLLSACGPAATESATGPTVPDLLDDLTESPAPSEGDDATGTPFSGRVHTLRVVGERPHDASAFTQGLEFHEGRLFESRGLYGQSAMTEIDPSTGAVLSSTPLGEEEFGEGATVVGDRIVQITWQNEIAHVYDRDTLEQTGTHTYVGEGWGICDMPRGSLWMSNGTATLTERDPDTFATLNEVTVTLDGEPVDRINELECVAGTDLVLANVWQTNRILVIDTTDGTAGEVDASAIALPNGRWAEDEDGNADVLNGIAYDPTTDTWLVTGKLWPVMYEVEFDCVEGCDGETEDVAFHLPYYARRD
- a CDS encoding threonine ammonia-lyase; protein product: MTTDLPTIDDVRAAAERLAGHAVRTPLLESPRLNERVGGRLLVKAESLQKVAAFKFRGAFNRISRLTEEEKRAGVLAFSSGNHAQAVALAARMAGVTAVIVMPEDAPAMKLTNTREYGAEVVTYDRYTQDREAVGTAIAEERGMVVVPPFDHPDIIAGQGTLGLEVIEQAAELGATLDTLVVPISGGGLSAGCMLALEADSPDTRRVAVEPDDFDDTRRSIAAGERLRNDPDARSICDAVQTETPGRLTWPINSRLLHEVLTVSDDDALHAMATAMIELKVVVEPGAAIALAAVLTGKVPTEGRTTAVVCSGGNADPAMLIRALERG
- a CDS encoding aminotransferase class I/II-fold pyridoxal phosphate-dependent enzyme; the protein is MTLSSRGNGMVSGGFASYIDAHVARKDDPGYVSLAIAENLQMFDLLGPRLESFPPVPPRVVGYDDNAGRQVLREAVAGLLGDRLFGRAIDPTHVGVLSGASAVLEAMAFVLGDPGDGVLVPTPSYAGFWPDLGARAGLEVVAVPTTAEDGYRLTPDMLDRARTDAGRPTPVLLLTNPDNPRGQVRDADEVEALVAWAEDRRVHVIADEVYGLTVFGEGTDFHSVGRLRPSLGEYQHVVWAVSKDFGMSGLRCGVVVTEHEALRNAIELQGIWTGVSSIAQHAIAAMLADDGWVDTYLDAMRDRLGALATTVSRTLADAAVPHLPPTAGFFVLCDLRGWLEAPTFEAEHRLWQRVLDEAGVNLTPGSALRAPEPGLFRLCYAANPPEVVVDAVGRVAEVLRTARPA
- a CDS encoding dodecin family protein — encoded protein: MAVIKTIDLVGVSTEGWQDAASKALDEAAKTLRGIQGFDVLEQSAVVEGTEISEFHTHVRIRFRIERS
- a CDS encoding adenylosuccinate synthase, translated to MPAIVIVGTQWGDEGKGKATDLLADDVNYVVRYQGGNNAGHTIIVGDTTLKLHLVPSGVMYSHVTPVIGDGVVVDPGVLLEELDGLVEQGLDVSRLKISSNAHLIMPYHRELDAVTERYLGRQKLGTTKRGIGPTYADKASRVGLRVQDLYDMKIFRQKLDVVLKEKNAILSRVYNRLPMKAVDIETEYAVYAERLRPYIADTMMLLHEGLEKGETVLLEGAQGTLLDLDHGTYPFVTSSNPVSGGAMTGAGLGPKHIERVIGITKAYVTRVGAGPFPTELHDDIGERMTAVGREFGTTTGRRRRVGWFDAVLARYAARVNGLTEHFLTKLDVLSEFDTLKVCSAYRYQDEEFEHFPPHQTAFHHAEPVYEEMEGWRTDITEVTEYATLPKQAQAYVERLEELSGTPIRWVSVGPARRQTLERDI